The region GGTGGTATTATGTTCTGGGAACTCGCCAGTGATGCACCAAAAGATGGATTATTAGACACTATTCAGTTTTAGTTGTATAATATATTAAACCCCGTCAAAAACGGGGTTTGTCTTTTATCTACAGAGCTAAAAGTACTTTTCTATAAATCATTTAATAATTTCTCAGAGCTCCATACTGTTGCAAACTCATCATTCAAATTAGCAAGTGCTGTTAAATGTATTATTTCCGAATCATACTTTTCACCATTGATTCCCACTCTGTCAAATGCAGCTGTGGCATCAGAAATTAGATAAGTTTCATAACCATAATTTCCAGCCATTCTTGTCGTAGTCGATACGCAATGATTGGTTGTTATGCCCACAATGACCAGTGTATTTATTCTCTCACTGTCTAATCTCTCTTTCAGATCAGTTCCTATAAAAGCACTGTTTACATTTTTTGTAATAATGGGCTCATTATCCAGCGGAAGAACATATTCATTAAATTCAAATCCTGAATTGGTTTCATGTAATTTTGAATCTGGATTAGCGGAACTGTGCCGAATATGAAATATAGGCAGACTCAGTTCTCTCCATTTATTTAGAATTGTACCAGCTATCTCCTCAGCATTTTTGTTATTTCTGTTGCCGCCCCAATAGTCTTCATCCAGAAAACCTTTCTGGATATCTATTAAAATAAGAGCAGGCTTCTTTTCGCGTAATTTCATATAATATTTTTATTGATCAGATTTACAGAGAATTGATTTCTCTCTGTATATTTTCTCTCGCCTGTTTTTCATATTTATTTTTAAAGAATTCAGTTTTATAGATACTGTCAAATTCTAAAAAATGTTGTAATACCTTTTTTCGTCCCGGTTTATAAAGAAAATCAGGATAAATTGAATATTCTTTTCTAATCTGTCTAATATAGTTTTCATATTCTTTCCAGCCTTTTCCTAGAATACTTAAATCAGCATCTGTTAAAAAGTTTGTATCATCATCAGAAGTACTATGAGATTTAGTGGCTAATATCTGAGAATATATTCTTTCTGAAATTTCAGATGGAACTTCGAGCTGTTCTAATCTTTCTTTGGCTATCTCTGCACTCTTTTCTTCATTATCTTTAGCTGTAGATTTATAAATAATATCATGGTAGAATACGGAAAACAAGACTACATCAAAATCATTGATTATTTTTCTTACACTTTCCAGCTCATAAATCATATTTTCCAGATGTATAAGATTGTGATAATATCTGTTTTTTAAATTATAATTCTTTTCAATTTCTGTCCATAAAGAATTTATAAGTGCTATATCAGTTGTATAACGGCCTGAGATATCTGAAAATATATTTTTTAAATCCATTGTTTTTTATTACTAAATGCAGTGACTAATTGTAGGAAGTGATTTCCATTCATGTTCTATATTTTCCATGAGAAGTGCATTGTCAAATTTTATTGTTCCTTCCGGAAAGATGTTTTTATTCTCAAAAAAGCTTGACTTGATATTTATGACCTCCAGAGGTTTAACTTCCCATTTATAAGTTTCTAATTTTAAGCCGTCAAAATTATTAGCATTAGGAGAGTAGCCTACAGAACCTTTTTCAAAAAAATCAGATGCATTATTAAGAGTTTTAAAAATAGAATCTTTGTTCAGTTTGTCCGATAATTTTGCGTCTATTTCAATTGTTGTATTATCAGAACTTACAAAGTCTAAATGATAATGATTATCCTTTTCATCAGCATTAAATTTGGCCAGATAATGCTTTCCAGGAAATAGTTTCCCTCCTATAAGAGAGTTTAACCTAAGCGAAGTGTCTCTGCGTGGAATATAAACTCCTTCTTTAGTTACATTATTCTCATCCCATTCTACAGCAATTCGGTGAGCCCCATTCTCGGAATTTACTCCGATAATATTAGGAAATCCTTTAGGCTTTATATTTTTTAATCTTATTAAGCAGATTCCAACTATAGCTTTCCCATTGTATAGTTTAGGTCTGAAAGGTTTTGGTAGTATTTTTTGTACATACTCAGGATCAGCAGTATAATTTGCGAGAATTCTTCTTTCTATAATGCCGTGAATAGTTGGTATTCTCATTTAGAATAAAATTAAAATTTACGGAGTTAGAATAAGCTCTGCATAAAGCTTTTAGCTTCAATGTATTCAATGTGACAGCTTTGCGGGATTTCTGTTCCGGTTTTATCAAAGAAATGTATAATGAGAAACTGCATTAGATTTTGTGGATGTTCTTGCCGCCTTTTAAAACTGTATTTTTTCTTCTGATCCAGTGGTTGTATTTTTAGTATCTGCTCAGTGACGTGATAAGTACCCTGTTCCATATCTGTATCAATATTTTTCCATTCAGCACTGAATTGTACAGCATTTTTTGGGAAGACAACAAATTCCAGACTATGTTTTTCCGAATCAAAAGAGATGGCTGATGTATCGTGTTCATTCCATTGAAATCCTTTCATTAAGGCTAATCCTTCGTTATTCAATAAACCTTTCTCAGTAGTTTTTTTCCCTGGTTGAGATTCCGGATCATGTTTCATAATGTCATGTAATAACTTGGCAACACGACGGTGAATGTTTGTGTCCTGTATGTTTTTTAGTTCATTTTCCAGAGCCGTCCGCAAAAGTTTTCCCATGCGGGAACATCTTCCGAATTCCGATGCATTCTGGGTAACTTTACTGTATTTGGGATCATTTTTAAGATCACCTTTTTTGAAACCACCTGCCCGGCGGATTACCAGTTTACCATTCATCTGGTAGAAAGAGTAGCCTTCTTTCATGGCTTCACGGATAAGGTCTCTGTTAATTTCCATATCTGCTGTTTTTACAAATGTATATATTTTTTCAGTATAGATATAGTATAGAGATACTTACGAATTAAATTTGTTGAATTCCAACTGCCAAAACTTTTCCTTAAATTTGTATTCCTAAAAATTGTAGACACGGAATGGATTATCTGAAAGGACTTAATGAATCACAATACGAAGCGGTAACAACTATCCAGGGACCATTGATGGTATTAGCGGGAGCGGGGTCCGGAAAAACCAGAGTACTTACCATGCGTATTGCTCATCTTATACAAAATGGTGTAGATCCTTTCAATATCCTGGCACTAACTTTTACCAATAAAGCAGCACGAGAGATGAAAGAACGTATTGCAAAGGTAGTAGGGGATAGCGATGCTAAAAGTATATGGATGGGAACATTTCACTCCATATTTGCCAGAATACTCCGTATGGAAGCCCATTATCTGGGGTTTCCGTCTAATTTTACAATTTATGACAGTCAGGATGCACTGAATGTTATAAAAAAAGTGCTGAAAGAAATGTCTATCGATTCAGATTTGTATAAACCTAAAAAAGTACTGAACCGAATTTCTCAGTATAAAAACAATCTGATTACAGTAAATGCCTATTTTAATAACCCGGAACTGATGGAAGCTGATGAAATGGCTAATATGAAGTTATTGGGTGAGATATACCGTAAGTATGTTGAAACCTGCTACAAATCCGGAGCAATGGATTTTGATGACTTGTTGTTACGTACCAACGAGCTTCTAACCAGATTCCCGGAGGTACTGGCAAAATATCAGGACAGATTCCGTTATATTTTGGTAGATGAGTACCAGGATACCAACCATTCCCAGTATCTTATTGTAAAAGCATTGGCTTCTAAATTCGAAAATTTGTGTGTGGTAGGAGACGATGCACAGTCAATTTATGCATTTCGTGGGGCGAATATCTACAACATTCTGAACTTTAAAAAAGATTATCCGGATGCAGTTACTGTTTCCCTGGAACAGAATTACCGCTCTACCCAGAATATAGTGAATGCTGCAAACGATGTTATTGCTAAAAACCAGCAGCAGTTTAAGAAAAATGTTTTCAGTGAAAACGAACCGGGAGATAAGATACAGGTTTACCGAAGTCTTTCCGATGCTGATGAAGCCAATTTCGTAGCATCGCAAATTTTGGAAAACAGTATGCGAAATCAGCGTAAGTACAGTGATTTTGCAATTCTATACAGAACCAACTCTCAGACCCGTGCATTTGAAGATGCACTGAGAAGAAAGAATATTCCGTATAAAGTATATGGTGGACTTTCATTCTACCAGAGAAAAGAAATCAAGGATTTAATTGCTTATTTAAGACTTCTGGTTAATGAAAACGATCAGGAAGCTTTGCTTCGTATTATCAACTATCCAACGAGAGGTATTGGTGAAACAACACAGAATAAACTAATTGTTACAGCCGATCAACTGAATATTTCGATGGCTGAATTGCTGAATAACCTTCAGATGTACGGACCACAGACAGGATTTAATGCTGGTACACTCAACAAGCTTTCAGAATTCTGGAATATGATCAAAGCCTTTCAGGTGATGATGAAGACAGAAACTGTTTATCAGGTGGCTATGGATGTTGCACAGAAGAGTGGGCTACTAAAGCTTTTAAAGGACGATCAGACTCCGGAAGGTGTTTCCCGTATGGAAAATATTCAGGAATTAATGAACTCCTTACAAGGATTTATTGAAGAGCAACAACAATTAGAAGACGGTGATCCCGGCCTTTCTAATTTCCTTGAAAATATTGCACTCTCTACAGATACTCAGGATAAAGACGATGACAACAATAAAGTATCTTTAATGACTATTCACTTGTCAAAAGGTCTGGAATTTCCAGTGGTGCATATTGTAGGTCTGGAAGAGAATCTTTTCCCATCATTTATGAGTGCTAATACCCGTGAGGAGCTGGAAGAAGAGAGACGTTTGTTTTATGTAGCGCTTACAAGAGCTGAAAAACAGGCTATATTCTCGTATGCAGTTTCCCGTTTTCAGTGGGGTAAAATTACGGATTCCGAGCCAAGTCGTTTCTTAAGTGAGGTAGACACAATGTATCTGGACTTCCTTAATCCGGCAACTGATACCCGATTCAGAAACTCTTCAGGGCTTACCTCCAGCTTATTTGATGATGCACCGCCGCCACGCCTGGTGAAAAAAGATGCACCTAAGAAGTTGACACCAACTCCGGCTTTAACGCCTAAAAACCTAAAGCCTGTGGCTTCTGCTAAAATTAATAATCCATCCGGTGGGACCACAGATCATATTGAAGTAGGGGATATGGTAAGACATGATCGTTTTGGAGTGGGAGAAGTTGTCTTCCTCGATGGAACGGATCCGCAGAATATAAAAGCAAAAGTATTGTTCCAGCATGAAGGTGAGAAAAACCTGATTCTGAAATTCGCAAAGCTGACGAAAATTTCCTAGAGTAATTTAGAGATAAAAAATAGCCTGTCAAGATATTGACAGGCTATTTTTATTTCACACCAGGAATAACGATCAGACTTTCGTTACCAGTACTATTTACAGCCTGAACGGCAAAGAAACAATTGTCTTTAGAATACGGCAATTTTATAAATGTTTCTTTTGTGAAAAATTTCTTTTGCCATACCGGAGAATCCGTTTCACGCATTAAAACATAATATCCGGTTACTTCACCCGATTTAGGCTTCTCCCAGGAAAGTGAAGTATAATTGGTTAGTTCTTTTACTTCCATTTTTACATTCTCAGGTTTTGACGGAGATTTTGCCAGATTGGCTAATACAGAAACATTTACTCCTACATTCTTTTTGAAGTAATCGAAATCGATAAACTCAGGTAAATCTCCATATTGTTTTCCATTTTCCTTGCGGATATCCTGATGCTGATGGTCAAAATTTTCATTATATTCTGTAAGTCTTACAGCAGAAAAACCTCTTTCTACAAAGGGAGAATGGTCTCCTCCTCTTAGGAATCTGTCGTTTCTGTAAATAAGTTTTACCTGCAGGTTATCTACATAACGTTCACCTGTTTCTTTGATATATCTTGCCAATTGTCGGGCATCACCATCATTTTCCAAGCCAAGGCTTCTGATTTTCTGAGCATTTTTATCCAACTCATATTGTGGTAGGCCCTCAGAAAAAACTCTCAACTGATGTGCATTAATGAGATTGGTTTCGCTGGTCAGGTTATTAGAAATCATATCATTATTCAGAAGAGCTTCCAGTTGCCAGTTCTCATTTTTAGCTTTCTCAGCCATCATCCTGGATCCTAGTAAACCTTGTTCTTCTCCTGAAAACGCGACAAATATTATAGTTGCCGGAAATTTGGATTTACTCAGGATTCTTGCACTTTCTATTACTGCTGCTGTACCGCTGCCATCATCATTAGCTCCCGGAGCATTGTCTTTTGCATTCATTACATTGCTTACTCGTGAATCCAGATGTCCGCTAATCATAAAAATCCTCTTGTCATTGGGATTTGTTCCGCGAAGAATGGCGACTGGATTTCCCAAATCTGTTGGTTTATCAATTCTTTTACCGTCTGGTTGTATTATCTGATTTTGTAGAAATACTTCCATTCTGCCATCTGTATTCTTAGCATAATCTTTAAACTTTCTCAGAACCCAGGTTCTGGCAGCGCCGATTCCCCTCTTGGGATCCGTTACAGAACTCATAGTGTGTCGGGTCCCGAAGCCTACCAGCTTATTGATGTGAGACTTTAAAGAATCTGTACTTACCTGTGAGACATAATTGACAATTTCGGCATCTTTAGAAATAACCTGTTGGGCAGAAAATGCAGCCGGAACAAGAAGAATGGAGACTATTAGTTTTTTCATGATCAAATATTAACAGATTGAATAGTATCGGGTGGAAGCACAGGATATATACTTCGTAAAGAAACTTTACAAAGGAAAATAAATTTTCACATATAAGCTATATGTTCTGCAAGGATATTAAAGGGAATTGCTAAACGTCTTAAGAGAAATAATTTGCATTTTCAAATAAATATAAAGTCAACTATATAGTTGACTTTATATTTTTATTATATTTGTTATAAATAATAAAGAGAATGGATTTTATTAAAACATTAGGATATAAGGCATTAGATAGCAGACTTAAGAGGATTAGTGATCGGATGTCGCATGACGTAAGGAAGCTATACAAAGAAATTGACATAGATATAGAGCCTAACTGGTACCTCATTTTTATGTTACTGCAGAATAGAGGAGAAATTTCAATTGCAGACATTGCAGAATCTCTGGGTTATTCGCACCCATCAGTAGTCGTTATTGTAAAAAAAATGTCGGAAAAGGACTATTTACATATGCAAAAAGATAAAGATGATAAACGGAAACAATTGGTATCATTATCATCCAAAGCAACAGAAATATTACCAGAATTAGAACTAATCTGGCAAAGTTGTGAAAGCGCCATCTTAAAACTTCTTTCAGATGACCTGAGTATTTTTTCTTTTCTGGATGATATAGACGCGGAACTAAAAGCCAACTCCTTTTATAACAGATTTAAACAAGAATATCAAAAATCAATAAACACATGAGAACATTTATTTTTTTAGCTACATTATTATGTGCTAATATCATGCTGGTTACTGCTACGCCAACCAAAATCATGATAAGAGCAAAGGCCAGGGATGCAAAATTTATCGGAAGTTCGCTTGGAGGGGCTTACATTATTGTAAGGGATAAGACAAGCCAGAAAATACTTGCAGAAGGAAAGACTACGGGAGGGACGGGAAATACGGATTTAATTATGAAAAATGCCAAAGCAAGAGGAACCTCTATTACCGATGCACACACCGCAGGATTTACAGCAAAC is a window of Elizabethkingia anophelis R26 DNA encoding:
- a CDS encoding cysteine hydrolase family protein, which produces MKLREKKPALILIDIQKGFLDEDYWGGNRNNKNAEEIAGTILNKWRELSLPIFHIRHSSANPDSKLHETNSGFEFNEYVLPLDNEPIITKNVNSAFIGTDLKERLDSERINTLVIVGITTNHCVSTTTRMAGNYGYETYLISDATAAFDRVGINGEKYDSEIIHLTALANLNDEFATVWSSEKLLNDL
- a CDS encoding HD domain-containing protein translates to MDLKNIFSDISGRYTTDIALINSLWTEIEKNYNLKNRYYHNLIHLENMIYELESVRKIINDFDVVLFSVFYHDIIYKSTAKDNEEKSAEIAKERLEQLEVPSEISERIYSQILATKSHSTSDDDTNFLTDADLSILGKGWKEYENYIRQIRKEYSIYPDFLYKPGRKKVLQHFLEFDSIYKTEFFKNKYEKQARENIQREINSL
- a CDS encoding DUF2071 domain-containing protein; translation: MRIPTIHGIIERRILANYTADPEYVQKILPKPFRPKLYNGKAIVGICLIRLKNIKPKGFPNIIGVNSENGAHRIAVEWDENNVTKEGVYIPRRDTSLRLNSLIGGKLFPGKHYLAKFNADEKDNHYHLDFVSSDNTTIEIDAKLSDKLNKDSIFKTLNNASDFFEKGSVGYSPNANNFDGLKLETYKWEVKPLEVINIKSSFFENKNIFPEGTIKFDNALLMENIEHEWKSLPTISHCI
- a CDS encoding ATP-dependent helicase is translated as MDYLKGLNESQYEAVTTIQGPLMVLAGAGSGKTRVLTMRIAHLIQNGVDPFNILALTFTNKAAREMKERIAKVVGDSDAKSIWMGTFHSIFARILRMEAHYLGFPSNFTIYDSQDALNVIKKVLKEMSIDSDLYKPKKVLNRISQYKNNLITVNAYFNNPELMEADEMANMKLLGEIYRKYVETCYKSGAMDFDDLLLRTNELLTRFPEVLAKYQDRFRYILVDEYQDTNHSQYLIVKALASKFENLCVVGDDAQSIYAFRGANIYNILNFKKDYPDAVTVSLEQNYRSTQNIVNAANDVIAKNQQQFKKNVFSENEPGDKIQVYRSLSDADEANFVASQILENSMRNQRKYSDFAILYRTNSQTRAFEDALRRKNIPYKVYGGLSFYQRKEIKDLIAYLRLLVNENDQEALLRIINYPTRGIGETTQNKLIVTADQLNISMAELLNNLQMYGPQTGFNAGTLNKLSEFWNMIKAFQVMMKTETVYQVAMDVAQKSGLLKLLKDDQTPEGVSRMENIQELMNSLQGFIEEQQQLEDGDPGLSNFLENIALSTDTQDKDDDNNKVSLMTIHLSKGLEFPVVHIVGLEENLFPSFMSANTREELEEERRLFYVALTRAEKQAIFSYAVSRFQWGKITDSEPSRFLSEVDTMYLDFLNPATDTRFRNSSGLTSSLFDDAPPPRLVKKDAPKKLTPTPALTPKNLKPVASAKINNPSGGTTDHIEVGDMVRHDRFGVGEVVFLDGTDPQNIKAKVLFQHEGEKNLILKFAKLTKIS
- a CDS encoding M28 family metallopeptidase; the encoded protein is MKKLIVSILLVPAAFSAQQVISKDAEIVNYVSQVSTDSLKSHINKLVGFGTRHTMSSVTDPKRGIGAARTWVLRKFKDYAKNTDGRMEVFLQNQIIQPDGKRIDKPTDLGNPVAILRGTNPNDKRIFMISGHLDSRVSNVMNAKDNAPGANDDGSGTAAVIESARILSKSKFPATIIFVAFSGEEQGLLGSRMMAEKAKNENWQLEALLNNDMISNNLTSETNLINAHQLRVFSEGLPQYELDKNAQKIRSLGLENDGDARQLARYIKETGERYVDNLQVKLIYRNDRFLRGGDHSPFVERGFSAVRLTEYNENFDHQHQDIRKENGKQYGDLPEFIDFDYFKKNVGVNVSVLANLAKSPSKPENVKMEVKELTNYTSLSWEKPKSGEVTGYYVLMRETDSPVWQKKFFTKETFIKLPYSKDNCFFAVQAVNSTGNESLIVIPGVK
- a CDS encoding MarR family winged helix-turn-helix transcriptional regulator, which produces MDFIKTLGYKALDSRLKRISDRMSHDVRKLYKEIDIDIEPNWYLIFMLLQNRGEISIADIAESLGYSHPSVVVIVKKMSEKDYLHMQKDKDDKRKQLVSLSSKATEILPELELIWQSCESAILKLLSDDLSIFSFLDDIDAELKANSFYNRFKQEYQKSINT